One Marinilabiliales bacterium DNA window includes the following coding sequences:
- a CDS encoding acylphosphatase: MVKKRMKIRIYGRVQGVSYRFEARTMARYLGVKGLVKNMADGSVYAEAEAGEKALGGFVSWCRKGPDFARVERVETEEMPVQGDDVFDIKL; this comes from the coding sequence ATGGTGAAGAAACGTATGAAAATAAGGATTTACGGCCGCGTACAGGGTGTGTCTTACAGGTTCGAGGCGCGGACCATGGCCCGGTACCTGGGTGTTAAGGGCTTAGTTAAAAACATGGCCGATGGTTCAGTATATGCAGAGGCTGAGGCCGGAGAAAAGGCTTTGGGCGGGTTTGTTTCATGGTGCCGCAAAGGCCCTGATTTTGCAAGAGTTGAGAGGGTAGAGACTGAAGAGATGCCTGTTCAGGGCGATGATGTTTTTGACATAAAGCTTTAA
- the thpR gene encoding RNA 2',3'-cyclic phosphodiesterase: MRQFLAIPLPDQLKDELGEIITPFRGIKGLKPVRKENLHLTLLFLGDTGSEEKFSELRKISFSPFTLTTTEIKLFPERKPRLIWLELEESEELNDLYSRIAAVFGVSEKLKSHITLARIKWLLPQDYRVVSEKIGLANPFEADFTVNCFNLYNSELQPRGPVYRVAETFMFSG; this comes from the coding sequence ATGCGTCAATTTCTTGCCATACCTCTCCCTGATCAGCTCAAGGATGAACTTGGAGAAATTATTACACCCTTCCGGGGAATTAAGGGCCTGAAGCCTGTCAGGAAGGAAAACCTGCACCTCACCCTGCTCTTCCTGGGTGATACAGGCTCTGAGGAAAAGTTCTCTGAATTGCGAAAGATCTCCTTCTCTCCTTTTACCCTGACTACGACGGAAATCAAACTCTTTCCCGAAAGGAAACCCAGGCTGATATGGCTGGAACTGGAAGAGTCTGAAGAGCTGAATGACCTGTACAGCAGAATTGCCGCAGTTTTTGGGGTGAGTGAAAAGCTGAAGTCCCATATTACCCTTGCGCGGATAAAGTGGCTGCTGCCGCAGGATTACAGAGTCGTGTCAGAGAAGATCGGGCTGGCCAACCCTTTTGAAGCGGACTTCACCGTAAATTGCTTCAACCTGTACAACAGCGAACTACAGCCCCGGGGACCGGTTTACCGTGTTGCGGAGACTTTTATGTTCAGCGGATAA